A part of Candidatus Cloacimonadota bacterium genomic DNA contains:
- a CDS encoding M42 family metallopeptidase: MNYSKYAVEQIVALCKTPSPTGFTKLATKYLIDELEKLGFKAILSRKGSVHATLGGEGNPLVLAAHIDTLGAMVRSIKSNGRLRFSKIGGYPENNIENENVIVHTRSGKTYTGTVYINGPAVHVYSDTGSSKRDDANMEVVLDETVKSKADTQKLGISPGDFISLDARTIVTDSGFIKSRHLDDKASAGVLLALAKEVHEGSLKLARKTSILFTTYEEVGHGAASGFPQDTTEMISVDMGAVGDDLDTDEYKVSICAKDSGGPYDWDVTDALVHLAEELKLQYAVDIYPFYGSDVEGALRAGYDIKHALIGPGVFASHGYERTHIQAVDNTLKLLEAYLQKPGA; this comes from the coding sequence ATGAATTATAGCAAATACGCTGTTGAACAAATAGTTGCTTTATGTAAAACACCAAGTCCCACCGGATTTACAAAATTGGCTACTAAATACTTGATTGATGAATTAGAAAAACTTGGCTTCAAAGCTATTCTTTCCCGTAAAGGCTCGGTGCATGCTACCCTCGGTGGAGAAGGCAATCCTCTGGTATTGGCAGCCCACATAGATACCTTGGGAGCTATGGTGCGCTCCATTAAGAGCAATGGAAGATTGCGCTTTAGCAAGATAGGCGGATACCCCGAAAACAATATCGAGAACGAAAACGTAATCGTACACACCCGTAGTGGTAAAACCTACACCGGCACAGTGTACATCAATGGTCCGGCGGTTCATGTATATAGTGATACAGGTTCCAGCAAGCGAGATGATGCCAATATGGAAGTAGTTTTGGATGAAACAGTTAAAAGCAAAGCCGATACTCAGAAATTGGGCATTTCACCAGGTGACTTCATTTCTCTGGATGCCCGCACTATTGTTACAGATTCCGGATTCATTAAAAGCCGCCATTTAGATGATAAAGCCAGCGCCGGCGTACTTTTAGCATTGGCCAAGGAAGTGCATGAAGGAAGTTTGAAACTTGCCCGCAAAACCAGTATCTTGTTTACCACCTACGAAGAAGTGGGTCATGGTGCAGCATCGGGATTCCCTCAAGATACAACTGAAATGATTTCTGTGGATATGGGCGCAGTAGGCGATGATCTTGACACCGATGAGTATAAGGTATCCATTTGCGCCAAAGATTCCGGCGGACCCTACGATTGGGATGTTACAGACGCTTTGGTGCACTTGGCAGAAGAGCTTAAGTTGCAGTATGCCGTTGATATTTATCCATTTTACGGATCGGATGTTGAGGGTGCGTTAAGAGCCGGATACGATATTAAGCACGCTCTGATTGGTCCAGGAGTTTTCGCTTCGCACGGATATGAGCGAACTCATATTCAGGCTGTGGATAATACCTTGAAGCTGCTTGAAGCCTATCTGCAAAAACCTGGAGCATAA